The genomic segment CAGACGGTTAGCGAGCTAGGTTACCCCAGATTGTCGATGGCGCTGAACGACAAGAAGTAGATGATCATCACCCAGTAGATCAAGTACGAAATGACCGGCAAGAAGAACGCGAAGATGAGACCGACGACACGGATGTAGAGCGAGAATCGGATGCGGCTGTACGTGACGCGCGCAAGTTCTGGGGTCACGTCCACCGCGTACGCCCTGCTTTCGATGAGGTGGCGCACCATGAAAAAACCAAAGAGCGCTCCCGTCAGCAGCACGATGGAGTACAATACCGCGGCCGCCGGAAGCGTCGGATAGGCTCCCGCCACGTTTGTTGCGTATGGGATGAAGGCAGCCACAACAAGGAACCCGATGTTGAGCATGACCGTCGTGTGGTCGAGGACACGCACATTGTGGAACATGGCGCTGTGCAGCCGCCAGTAGTTCACGATGATGAAAAAGCTCAAGAGGAAGGCCAACAACCTCGGCCACT from the Candidatus Eremiobacteraceae bacterium genome contains:
- a CDS encoding TMEM175 family protein; its protein translation is MTPSRIEQFADGIFAISATLLVLNFTVPALGNASSGALAHGLASQWPRLLAFLLSFFIIVNYWRLHSAMFHNVRVLDHTTVMLNIGFLVVAAFIPYATNVAGAYPTLPAAAVLYSIVLLTGALFGFFMVRHLIESRAYAVDVTPELARVTYSRIRFSLYIRVVGLIFAFFLPVISYLIYWVMIIYFLSFSAIDNLG